The following coding sequences lie in one Cannabis sativa cultivar Pink pepper isolate KNU-18-1 chromosome 5, ASM2916894v1, whole genome shotgun sequence genomic window:
- the LOC115715744 gene encoding growth-regulating factor 4 isoform X1, with amino-acid sequence MGTRIGFVASEKGAEKECDVGLGLRMQTNDTKSFSSRRKMMMMMTTTTTIPHHHTHQNHHNHNSNEDEDGGDDDIVVDDESSLYNNRAFVEESCNLGSGGGGGGTGGSASGCGGGGGENDSTTGPKLFCNTSNQVVSMANIYNNIVGLGSSDSLPKTLLIPNSESFYNNPSSGGGIMVHGNMRFPFTADQRQELERQTMIFKYMMASIPIPHQLLPSSSPKTIPPSNFAYFHSSNRGLELGMSNNNSDQEPWRCRRTDGKKWRCSRNVIPDQKYCERHSHKSRPRSRKHVELQSHFLNNNNNNTKNPYSKPESLDQQRKTHQHQHQSHDNQPRSVEWFMNSNQEWQHMIHQQQQTKQGLNDQFSLLLDSSSTDNQSSKTRHFIDAWSIADERDQLRFSNSSSSSSSSSSSLALSIHNSNNNNEVVVSQNAQMSYNPILGSGMMMINNNNNNNNNQVSWSGSVPHGGPLAEALCLGMPHQNSSK; translated from the exons ATGGGGACAAGAATTGGATTTGTGGCTTCAGAGAAGGGAGCAGAAAAAGAATGTGATGTTGGGTTGGGTTTGAGGATGCAAACAAATGACACTAAATCATTTAGTAGTCGtaggaagatgatgatgatgatgaccaCCACTACTACCATACCCCATCACCATACTCATCAAAATCATCATAACCATAATAGTAATGAAGATGAAGATGGTGGTGATGATGATAttgttgttgatgatgaatcttcTCTTTACAACAATAGAGCTTTTGTTGAAGAAAGTTGTAACCTtggtagtggtggtggtggtggtggtactGGTGGCTCTGCCTCTGgttgtggtggtggtggtggtgaaaATGACAGTACTACTGGACCCAAGTTGTTTTGCAACACAAGCAACCAAGTTGTTTCAATGGCTAATATATACAACAACATAGTTGGTCTTGGTTCTTCAGATTCTCTCCCCAAAACTCTGCTCATTCCTAACTCTGAATCCTTCTACAACAACCCTTCTTCTG gAGGAGGAATAATGGTGCATGGAAATATGAGATTTCCATTCACAGCTGATCAAAGACAAGAACTTGAAAGACAAACCATGATTTTCAAGTACATGATGGCCTCTATTCCTATTCCACATCAATTACTCCCTTCCTCTTCACCCAAGACCATTCCACCATCAAATTTTGCTTATTTCCACTCATCAAATC GTGGTTTAGAGCTTGGTATGTCAAATAATAACTCGGATCAAGAACCATGGAGATGTAGAAGAACAGATGGTAAGAAATGGAGGTGTTCAAGAAATGTTATACCAGATCAAAAATACTGTGAAAGACACTCTCACAAAAGTCGTCCTCGTTCAAGAAAGCATGTGGAACTTCAATCCCACTTccttaacaacaacaacaacaacactaaAAATCCATATTCAAAGCCTGAATCTTTAGACCAACAGAGAAAAACCCACCAACACCAGCACCAGTCTCATGACAACCAACCAAG GAGTGTGGAGTGGTTCATGAATTCAAATCAAGAATGGCAGCATATGATTCACCAACAACAACAGACCAAACAAGGCCTAAATGACCAATTCAGCTTATTGCTTGATTCATCTTCTACTGATAATCAGTCAAGTAAAACAAGGCATTTCATTGATGCTTGGTCAATTGCAGATGAGAGAGATCAATTGAGATTTTCCaactcttcatcatcatcatcttcatcatcatcatcacttgCTCTATCAATTCATAATAGTAACAACAATAATGAAGTTGTAGTGAGCCAAAATGCCCAAATGAGTTATAATCCTATTTTGGGTTCAGGAATGATGAtgatcaacaacaacaacaacaacaacaacaaccaagtTTCATGGAGTGGTTCAGTACCACATGGTGGACCTTTAGCTGAAGCCTTATGCCTTGGAATGCCTCATCAAAACTCCTCAAAATGA
- the LOC115715744 gene encoding growth-regulating factor 7 isoform X2, protein MGTRIGFVASEKGAEKECDVGLGLRMQTNDTKSFSSRRKMMMMMTTTTTIPHHHTHQNHHNHNSNEDEDGGDDDIVVDDESSLYNNRAFVEESCNLGSGGGGGGTGGSASGCGGGGGENDSTTGPKLFCNTSNQVVSMANIYNNIVGLGSSDSLPKTLLIPNSESFYNNPSSGGGIMVHGNMRFPFTADQRQELERQTMIFKYMMASIPIPHQLLPSSSPKTIPPSNFAYFHSSNQLGMSNNNSDQEPWRCRRTDGKKWRCSRNVIPDQKYCERHSHKSRPRSRKHVELQSHFLNNNNNNTKNPYSKPESLDQQRKTHQHQHQSHDNQPRSVEWFMNSNQEWQHMIHQQQQTKQGLNDQFSLLLDSSSTDNQSSKTRHFIDAWSIADERDQLRFSNSSSSSSSSSSSLALSIHNSNNNNEVVVSQNAQMSYNPILGSGMMMINNNNNNNNNQVSWSGSVPHGGPLAEALCLGMPHQNSSK, encoded by the exons ATGGGGACAAGAATTGGATTTGTGGCTTCAGAGAAGGGAGCAGAAAAAGAATGTGATGTTGGGTTGGGTTTGAGGATGCAAACAAATGACACTAAATCATTTAGTAGTCGtaggaagatgatgatgatgatgaccaCCACTACTACCATACCCCATCACCATACTCATCAAAATCATCATAACCATAATAGTAATGAAGATGAAGATGGTGGTGATGATGATAttgttgttgatgatgaatcttcTCTTTACAACAATAGAGCTTTTGTTGAAGAAAGTTGTAACCTtggtagtggtggtggtggtggtggtactGGTGGCTCTGCCTCTGgttgtggtggtggtggtggtgaaaATGACAGTACTACTGGACCCAAGTTGTTTTGCAACACAAGCAACCAAGTTGTTTCAATGGCTAATATATACAACAACATAGTTGGTCTTGGTTCTTCAGATTCTCTCCCCAAAACTCTGCTCATTCCTAACTCTGAATCCTTCTACAACAACCCTTCTTCTG gAGGAGGAATAATGGTGCATGGAAATATGAGATTTCCATTCACAGCTGATCAAAGACAAGAACTTGAAAGACAAACCATGATTTTCAAGTACATGATGGCCTCTATTCCTATTCCACATCAATTACTCCCTTCCTCTTCACCCAAGACCATTCCACCATCAAATTTTGCTTATTTCCACTCATCAAATC AGCTTGGTATGTCAAATAATAACTCGGATCAAGAACCATGGAGATGTAGAAGAACAGATGGTAAGAAATGGAGGTGTTCAAGAAATGTTATACCAGATCAAAAATACTGTGAAAGACACTCTCACAAAAGTCGTCCTCGTTCAAGAAAGCATGTGGAACTTCAATCCCACTTccttaacaacaacaacaacaacactaaAAATCCATATTCAAAGCCTGAATCTTTAGACCAACAGAGAAAAACCCACCAACACCAGCACCAGTCTCATGACAACCAACCAAG GAGTGTGGAGTGGTTCATGAATTCAAATCAAGAATGGCAGCATATGATTCACCAACAACAACAGACCAAACAAGGCCTAAATGACCAATTCAGCTTATTGCTTGATTCATCTTCTACTGATAATCAGTCAAGTAAAACAAGGCATTTCATTGATGCTTGGTCAATTGCAGATGAGAGAGATCAATTGAGATTTTCCaactcttcatcatcatcatcttcatcatcatcatcacttgCTCTATCAATTCATAATAGTAACAACAATAATGAAGTTGTAGTGAGCCAAAATGCCCAAATGAGTTATAATCCTATTTTGGGTTCAGGAATGATGAtgatcaacaacaacaacaacaacaacaacaaccaagtTTCATGGAGTGGTTCAGTACCACATGGTGGACCTTTAGCTGAAGCCTTATGCCTTGGAATGCCTCATCAAAACTCCTCAAAATGA